A single region of the Raphanus sativus cultivar WK10039 chromosome 1, ASM80110v3, whole genome shotgun sequence genome encodes:
- the LOC108812025 gene encoding LOW QUALITY PROTEIN: pentatricopeptide repeat-containing protein At1g18485 (The sequence of the model RefSeq protein was modified relative to this genomic sequence to represent the inferred CDS: substituted 1 base at 1 genomic stop codon), translating to MASLLQPLPQLSTLFDSRRSYKNSAIPRAVAVSSSSTNGQHFLRRVSGLCETGNLHESFRIVEEFDREEKSSDAFPLLREAVELLLQASGRRKDIHLGRKIHQLVSESTRLSNDDVLCTRVITMYAMCGSPDDSRSAFDALRKKNLFQWNAVISSYSRNELYHDVLEMFVKMITESDLLPDNFTFPCVVKACAGVSEVRVGLAVHGLVVKTRLIEDVFVSNALVSFYGTHGFVSDALTLFHMMPERNLVSWNSMIRVFSDNGFSEESFLLLGEMMEEGAFMPDVATLATVLPVCAREREIRVGKCVHGWAVKLSLDKELVVNNALTDMYSKCGFINDAQIIFNLNNNKNVVSWNTMVGGFSALGDIHGTFDLLREMLAGGEDVRADEVTILNALPVCFDESVLPSLKELHCYSLKQEFVHDELVANAFVASYAKCVSLSYARRVFCSIRCKTVNSWNALIGGYSQSSDPRLSLEAYLLMKNTGKLPDMFTVCSLLSSCSQLKSLRLGKEVHGFIIRNRLERDSFVYTSLLSLYIHCGELSTAHLLFDAIEDKTLVSFFFLNSVXSAMVNGYLQNGFPERALSLFRQMVLYGVKPCEISIMSVFGACSLLPSLRLGREAHAYALKRLLEDNAFIACSVIDMYAKNGSVTQSLKVFNGLEERSVASWNAMVMGYGIHGRGKEAIQLFEEMQRRGHSPDELTFLGVLTACNHSGLVHEGVRYLDQMKHSFGLKPKLKHYACVIDMLGRAGKLDEALMIAAEEMCQAPDVGIWNSLLSSCRIHQNLEMGERIAAKLFVLEPERTENYVLLSNLYAGSGKWDEVRKVRQRMKEMSLRKDAGCSWIELDGKVFSFVAGESSSDGFEEIKSHWSILEREILKMGYRPDTSTVQHELSEEEKIEQLRGHSEKLAILYGLIRTSEGTTLRVYKNLRICVDCHNAAKLISKAVEREIVVRDNKRFHHFKNGFCSCGDYW from the exons ATGGCTTCTCTTCTTCAGCCACTTCCACAGCTGTCTACTTTGTTCGACTCTCGCCGGAGCTATAAAAACTCGGCCATTCCTCGTGCCGTCGCCGTTTCTTCCAGCTCGACCAATGGACAGCATTTCCTTCGTCGGGTCTCCGGTTTATGTGAAACCGGAAACCTCCACGAGTCCTTTAGAATCGTGGAGGAGTTCGACAGAGAGGAGAAATCATCTGATGCGTTTCCTCTTCTCCGAGAAGCTGTAGAGCTTCTCTTACAAGCTTCTGGCAGGAGAAAAGACATACACTTGGGGAGAAAGATCCACCAGCTGGTCTCTGAGTCGACACGGTTAAGCAACGACGATGTTCTCTGCACACGTGTTATCACCATGTACGCCATGTGCGGCTCTCCCGATGATTCTCGCTCTGCTTTCGATGCCTTGAGAAAGAAGAATCTCTTCCAGTGGAACGCCGTTATCAGCTCTTACTCAAGAAACGAGCTTTACCACGACGTTCTAGAGATGTTTGTGAAGATGATCACTGAGAGTGATCTTTTACCGGATAACTTCACTTTCCCTTGTGTGGTTAAGGCTTGTGCTGGGGTTTCTGAAGTCCGGGTCGGTCTTGCGGTTCACGGTTTGGTAGTGAAGACCAGATTGATAGAGGACGTTTTCGTAAGTAACGCTCTGGTGTCTTTCTACGGAACACACGGTTTTGTCTCTGACGCGTTGACACTCTTCCACATGATGCCTGAGAGAAACTTGGTGTCTTGGAACTCAATGATTCGAGTGTTCTCTGACAATGGTTTCTCGGAGGAAAGTTTCTTGCTTCTTGGAGAAATGATGGAGGAAGGTGCGTTTATGCCTGATGTTGCTACACTTGCTACAGTGTTACCGGTTTGTGCGAGGGAAAGAGAAATAAGAGTAGGGAAATGCGTTCATGGGTGGGCGGTGAAACTCAGTTTGGACAAAGAACTTGTAGTTAACAATGCCTTAACGGACATGTACTCCAAATGTGGTTTCATAAATGATGCACAGATTatctttaatttaaacaataacAAGAATGTGGTTTCTTGGAATACAATGGTAGGAGGTTTCTCAGCATTGGGGGATATTCATGGGACTTTTGATCTTCTCAGAGAGATGCTGGCAGGAGGCGAAGATGTCAGAGCAGACGAGGTAACGATTCTAAACGCACTGCCAGTTTGTTTCGATGAATCAGTCTTACCGAGCCTGAAGGAACTTCACTGTTACTCCTTGAAGCAAGAGTTTGTACACGATGAGTTAGTAGCCAATGCCTTCGTCGCTTCATACGCAAAGTGTGTCTCGCTGAGTTATGCACGCCGTGTGTTTTGTAGCATAAGGTGTAAAACAGTGAACTCTTGGAATGCTTTGATTGGCGGATATTCACAGAGCAGTGATCCTCGGTTGTCCTTGGAAGCCTATTTGCTGATGAAAAACACTGGAAAGTTACCTGATATGTTTACTGTTTGTAGTCTTCTTTCATCTTGTTCTCAGCTTAAGTCCCTGAGGTTGGGGAAGGAAGTGCATGGGTTTATAATCCGTAATCGATTAGAAAGAGATTCGTTTGTTTATACATCGTTACTCTCACTTTATATTCATTGTGGGGAGTTAAGCACTGCTCATTTATTATTTGACGCAATCGAAGATAAGACCttagtatctttttttttttt GAACTCTGTGTAATCTGCTATGGTCAATGGTTACCTTCAGAATGGGTTTCCTGAGAGAGCTTTGAGTCTCTTTAGACAAATGGTTTTGTACGGAGTCAAACCTTGCGAGATTTCTATCATGAGTGTGTTTGGTGCTTGTTCGCTGTTACCGTCTCTTCGGCTGGGGAGAGAAGCGCATGCTTACGCTCTGAAGCGTCTCCTCGAGGACAATGCGTTTATCGCATGTTCAGTGATTGATATGTACGCCAAGAACGGTTCTGTAACGCAGTCATTAAAGGTTTTTAACGGTTTGGAGGAGAGAAGTGTGGCATCGTGGAACGCCATGGTAATGGGATATGGAATACATGGGCGTGGGAAAGAAGCTATCCAACTCTTTGAAGAGATGCAAAGAAGAGGTCATAGTCCTGATGAGTTGACATTCTTAGGTGTTCTAACGGCTTGTAACCACAGTGGTCTGGTCCATGAAGGGGTGAGGTATCTGGATCAGATGAAGCACTCTTTTGGGCTAAAGCCAAAGTTGAAGCATTATGCTTGCGTTATTGACATGTTAGGCCGTGCTGGGAAGCTAGACGAGGCGTTAATGATCGCCGCAGAAGAGATGTGTCAGGCACCTGACGTTGGAATCTGGAACTCTCTGCTCAGCTCTTGCAGAATCCATCAGAATCTTGAGATGGGAGAGAGAATTGCTGCTAAGTTATTCGTTTTAGAACCGGAAAGGACTGAGAATTATGTTCTGCTTTCCAACTTATATGCAGGATCAGGGAAATGGGATGAGGTGAGGAAAGTGAGGCAGAGAATGAAGGAGATGAGTTTGCGGAAGGACGCTGGATGCTCCTGGATCGAACTAGACGGGAAGGTTTTTAGCTTTGTTGCTGGTGAAAGTTCTTCAGATGGTTTTGAAGAAATCAAAAGTCATTGGAGTATACTGGAGAGAGAGATATTGAAGATGGGATACAGACCAGACACAAGCACAGTACAACATGAGCTAAGTGAAGAGGAGAAGATTGAACAATTGAGGGGACACAGCGAGAAGCTTGCCATTCTTTACGGATTGATCAGAACTTCAGAAGGAACAACTCTTAGGGTTTATAAGAACCTGAGGATTTGTGTGGACTGCCACAATGCGGCGAAGTTAATCTCCAAGGCTGTGGAAAGGGAAATAGTAGTGAGGGACAACAAAAGATTTCACCATTTCAAGAATGGGTTTTGTTCTTGTGGAGACTACTGGTAA
- the LOC108839574 gene encoding plant cysteine oxidase 3 produces MLSRLFKAGEKVLFNLVNKKDFHMASSNTENPPKVQELYELCKSTFTGKAPSPASTPVQKLCSLLDSVSPGDVGIEEEAQDDGDRGYGVSGVSRVNRVGRWAQPITFLDIHECDTFTMCVFCFPTSSVIPLHDHPEMTVFSKILYGSLHVKAYDWVEPPCVVTQDKSQARLAKLVSDKVVTPQSELPVLYPKTGGNLHCFTALTPCAVFDILTPPYNESVGRSCSYYMDYPFSTFALEKGVKSVEGKEDEYAWLVQIDTPDELHMRPGSYTGPTIQV; encoded by the exons atgttgTCGAGGTTGTTCAAGGCAGGTGAAAAGGTTCTGTTCAATCTCGTTAACAAGAAAGACTTTCACATGGCGTCGAGCAATACAGAGAATCCTCCCAAAGTGCAAGAGCTTTACGAACTTTGCAAATCCACTTTCACTGGCAAAGCTCCTTCTCCTGCTTCCACGCCTGTCCAAAAGCTATGCTCTCTGCTGG ATTCAGTGAGTCCTGGAGATGTTGGGATCGAAGAGGAAGCTCAAGACGATGGAGATCGAGGCTATGGAGTGTCTGGGGTTAGCCGTGTCAACAGAGTAGGACGCTGGGCTCAGCCGATCACGTTCTTAGACATTCATGAATGTGATACCTTTACA aTGTGTGTATTCTGCTTCCCAACATCTTCAGTGATTCCATTGCACGACCATCCAGAGATGACTGTCTTTAGCAAAATCCTCTATGGGTCACTTCATGTCAAAGCCTACGATTGGGTCGAACCTCCTTGTGTTGTTACACAAGACAAATCCCAAG CACGGTTGGCGAAACTGGTTAGCGACAAAGTCGTAACGCCTCAGTCTGAACTACCAGTGTTGTACCCAAAGACTGGAGGCAATCTCCATTGTTTCACCGCGCTGACTCCATGTGCTGTGTTCGACATTCTCACACCTCCTTACAACGAAAGCGTTGGCAGGTCTTGCAGTTACTACATGGACTATCCTTTCTCCACTTTCG CACTGGAGAAAGGAGTGAAGAGCGTGGAAGGAAAGGAAGACGAGTACGCTTGGCTTGTGCAGATCGACACACCCGATGAGCTTCACATGCGTCCCGGATCATATACGGGTCCAACCATTCAGGTTTAG
- the LOC108812054 gene encoding uncharacterized protein LOC108812054, whose translation MCINQRSKLQEKTEAMKVSMSIIVVLFFATFVAISTASSHETCIRRNIDRSQPPSSSVETKMLPIFVSLAEKICRDIARAVMFHVKITGKFPSHYVKAMCNVFGDDEKKVKEYVEKIWLAAPKLVSSLSCVFH comes from the exons ATGTGCATCAACCAAAGATCA AAACTGCAAGAGAAGACAGAAGCAATGAAGGTTTCCATGAGCATCATCGTTGTCCTCTTCTTTGCGACCTTCGTCGCCATCTCTACTGCCTCTTCCCATGAAACTTGCATACGAAGAAACATCGACAGGTCGCAACCACCAAGCTCTTCAGTCGAAACCAAGATGTTACCAATATTCGTTTCTCTTGCGGAGAAGATTTGCAGAGACATAGCTCGTGCAGTCATGTTCCATGTGAAGATAACCGGGAAATTCCCATCTCACTATGTGAAGGCGATGTGCAATGTGTTTGGAGATGATGAGAAGAAAGTGAAGGAGTATGTTGAGAAGATATGGTTGGCAGCTCCTAAGCTCGTGTCTAGTCTATCTTGTGTCTTTCATTGA